A section of the Bradyrhizobium oligotrophicum S58 genome encodes:
- the exbB gene encoding tonB-system energizer ExbB: MDQANIASLVSPLPEALSPWTMFMKADIVVQAVMIGLVLASVATWTVLVVKTIQLRSALRKGRGALSITVAARSLSDATGRVSAEDGVVGRLLATAEDEIDKSRGLPADGIKERVSWQFERIEAAAVARIGRGIGILATVGAVAPFVGLFGTVWGIMNSFIGISHAHTTNLAVVAPGIAEALLATAFGLAAAIPAVVIYNLFARATGGYRAVIADASVAVMRLISRDLDRQHAGPAEARRSAIRAVDAPLLSIANPAE, translated from the coding sequence ATGGACCAGGCCAACATCGCCAGTCTCGTGAGCCCACTGCCGGAAGCATTGTCGCCCTGGACCATGTTCATGAAGGCCGACATCGTCGTGCAGGCCGTCATGATCGGGCTGGTGCTGGCATCGGTGGCGACCTGGACCGTCCTCGTCGTCAAGACGATCCAGCTGCGCTCGGCGCTCCGCAAGGGACGCGGCGCGCTGAGTATTACGGTTGCGGCACGCTCCTTGTCGGACGCGACAGGGCGCGTTTCAGCCGAGGACGGCGTCGTAGGGCGCCTGCTTGCGACCGCCGAAGACGAGATCGACAAGTCGCGCGGCCTTCCCGCCGACGGCATCAAGGAGCGCGTCTCCTGGCAGTTCGAGCGGATCGAGGCGGCGGCTGTCGCGCGCATCGGCCGCGGCATCGGCATTCTCGCCACCGTCGGCGCCGTTGCCCCCTTCGTCGGCCTGTTCGGCACCGTCTGGGGCATCATGAACAGCTTCATCGGCATTTCCCATGCGCATACGACCAACCTCGCCGTGGTCGCGCCGGGCATCGCGGAGGCGCTGCTCGCCACCGCCTTCGGCCTCGCCGCGGCGATCCCCGCGGTGGTGATCTACAATCTGTTCGCGCGCGCCACCGGCGGCTATCGCGCCGTCATCGCCGATGCATCCGTCGCCGTGATGCGCCTGATCAGCCGCGATCTCGACCGCCAGCACGCAGGTCCAGCCGAGGCGCGGCGCAGCGCGATCCGCGCGGTCGATGCACCGCTGTTGTCGATCGCCAATCCGGCGGAGTGA
- a CDS encoding ABC transporter ATP-binding protein: MARIDLVDLAHSYGNGDDPESYALKPVTMTWRQGGAYALLGPSGCGKTTLLNLISGIVTPSRGKILFDGVDISRASTRERNIAQVFQFPVIYDTMTVGENLAFPLKNRGVPKSEIDKRVAEIARLLDLTPDLNRKATRLTADAKQKISLGRGLVRSDVAAVLFDEPLTVIDPELKWQLRSKLKALHRELDLTMIYVTHDQTEALTFADTVVVMHDGRVVQSGTPAELFDKPAHTFVGYFIGSPGMNILSAEVKGREARIDGHTLTLARSYDALPAGAKIEIGVRPEFVDVAAPAPGLLAANIERVDDLGRIRFARVRVGDVKFAARLPAGFSPSGSAIGLKFDPAYVHVYADSRLVEGA; encoded by the coding sequence ATGGCCCGCATTGACCTCGTCGATCTCGCCCACTCCTACGGCAATGGCGACGATCCCGAAAGCTACGCGCTGAAGCCGGTGACGATGACTTGGCGCCAGGGCGGCGCCTATGCGCTGCTGGGCCCGTCCGGCTGCGGCAAGACCACGCTGCTCAACCTGATTTCCGGCATCGTCACGCCCTCGCGCGGCAAGATCCTGTTCGACGGCGTCGACATCTCACGAGCCTCGACCCGGGAACGCAACATCGCTCAGGTGTTCCAGTTCCCGGTGATCTACGACACGATGACGGTCGGCGAGAATCTCGCCTTCCCGCTGAAGAATCGCGGCGTGCCGAAATCGGAGATCGACAAGCGCGTCGCCGAGATCGCGCGGCTGCTCGACCTGACGCCCGACCTCAATCGCAAGGCGACGCGGCTCACGGCCGACGCCAAGCAGAAGATCTCGCTCGGGCGCGGGCTGGTGCGCTCTGACGTCGCCGCGGTGCTGTTCGACGAGCCGCTGACCGTGATCGATCCCGAGCTGAAATGGCAGCTGCGCTCGAAGCTGAAGGCGCTGCATCGTGAGCTCGACCTCACCATGATCTACGTCACCCATGACCAGACCGAGGCGCTGACCTTCGCCGACACCGTCGTCGTGATGCATGACGGCCGCGTCGTGCAGAGCGGCACCCCGGCCGAGCTGTTTGACAAGCCCGCGCACACCTTCGTCGGCTATTTCATTGGCTCGCCCGGCATGAACATCCTCTCGGCCGAGGTGAAGGGCCGCGAGGCCCGCATCGACGGTCATACGCTGACGCTTGCGCGCAGCTATGATGCGCTGCCGGCGGGTGCCAAGATCGAGATCGGCGTGCGGCCTGAATTCGTCGACGTCGCAGCGCCGGCGCCGGGCCTGCTTGCCGCCAATATCGAGCGCGTCGATGATCTCGGCCGTATCCGCTTTGCGCGTGTCCGGGTCGGTGACGTCAAATTCGCCGCCCGCCTGCCGGCCGGCTTCTCGCCGTCGGGGTCGGCGATCGGTCTGAAGTTCGATCCGGCCTATGTTCATGTCTATGCCGACAGCCGTCTCGTCGAAGGAGCCTGA
- the exbD gene encoding TonB system transport protein ExbD → MAVKLARRTDEFEETHDINVTPFIDVMLVLLIIFMVAAPLATVDIPVNLPAISAEPQPRAETPIFVTFKADRSLAVGDHSVEQADIAASLDAATRSDHGQRVLLRADQTLPYGEVMALMNTLRRAGYVKVALVALEDRGAQ, encoded by the coding sequence ATGGCCGTCAAGCTCGCCCGGCGCACCGACGAATTCGAGGAGACGCACGACATCAACGTGACGCCGTTCATCGACGTCATGCTGGTGCTGCTCATCATCTTCATGGTCGCGGCGCCGCTCGCGACCGTCGACATCCCGGTCAACCTGCCAGCGATCTCGGCCGAGCCGCAGCCGCGCGCCGAGACGCCGATCTTCGTCACGTTCAAAGCCGATCGTTCGCTCGCCGTCGGCGACCACAGTGTCGAACAGGCTGACATCGCAGCGTCCCTCGATGCCGCGACCAGGTCCGATCATGGGCAGCGCGTGCTGCTGCGCGCCGATCAGACGCTGCCCTATGGCGAGGTGATGGCGCTGATGAACACGCTGCGCCGTGCCGGCTATGTGAAGGTGGCGCTGGTCGCATTGGAAGACCGGGGCGCGCAGTGA
- the glpD gene encoding glycerol-3-phosphate dehydrogenase, with translation MRLLERIYDLAIVGGGVNGCGIARDAAGRGNSVFLCEMNDLASGTSSWSTKLVHGGLRYLEYYEFRLVREALIEREILWQIAPHIIRPLRFVLPHHSGLRPAWLLRLGLFLYDHLGGRKLLPPTRSVNLRHDEVGRPLIAGRYSKGFEYSDCFVDDARLVVLTARDAADRGAVIRTRARATEIRQDGGVWLVTTENTQTGERETIKARALVNAAGPWVEQVLATGAGVNAKAKVRLVQGSHIVVRKLYDHDRAYIFQNADGRIIFAIPYQQDFTLIGTTDRDYQGDPAKVKATDEEIAYLCAALGEYLAKPVKPSDVVWSYSGVRPLYDDGASEAKAATRDYVFELDAPGGLPLLSIYGGKITTYRRLSEEALERLAPYLKGTKAQEGWTGKSPLPGGDMKVSAVAPLIADLRKTYPFLSDAHAKRIAYAYGTRAATMLAGATSSADLGQDFGGTLTEREVRYLMTDEWALTAEDIVWRRSKLGLRMSTAEIAALDAWIVADRERSAMQAREAGGRA, from the coding sequence ATGCGTCTGTTGGAGCGGATCTACGACCTCGCCATTGTCGGAGGCGGCGTGAACGGCTGCGGCATCGCGCGCGATGCGGCCGGACGCGGGAATTCCGTTTTCCTGTGTGAAATGAACGATCTGGCGAGCGGAACCTCGTCCTGGTCGACCAAGCTCGTCCATGGCGGCCTGCGCTATCTCGAATATTACGAGTTTCGTCTGGTGCGGGAGGCGCTGATCGAGCGCGAAATCCTGTGGCAGATCGCGCCCCACATCATCCGTCCGCTACGTTTCGTGCTGCCGCACCATTCGGGCCTGCGTCCGGCCTGGCTGCTGCGCCTCGGCCTGTTCCTCTATGACCATCTCGGGGGCCGCAAGCTCCTGCCGCCGACCCGCTCGGTCAACCTGCGGCATGACGAGGTCGGCCGTCCCCTGATCGCCGGACGCTATAGCAAGGGGTTCGAATATTCCGATTGCTTCGTCGACGATGCCCGTCTCGTCGTGCTCACCGCCCGCGATGCGGCCGACCGTGGCGCCGTGATCCGCACGCGCGCCCGTGCGACCGAGATCCGGCAGGACGGCGGCGTCTGGCTGGTCACCACCGAGAACACCCAGACCGGCGAGCGCGAGACCATCAAGGCGCGTGCGCTGGTCAATGCCGCAGGGCCCTGGGTGGAGCAGGTGCTGGCGACCGGTGCCGGCGTCAATGCAAAAGCGAAAGTGCGGCTGGTGCAGGGCTCGCACATCGTGGTGCGCAAGCTGTACGATCACGACCGCGCCTACATTTTCCAGAACGCCGATGGCCGCATCATCTTCGCGATCCCCTATCAGCAGGACTTCACGCTGATCGGCACCACGGACCGCGACTATCAGGGTGACCCGGCGAAGGTGAAGGCGACCGACGAGGAGATCGCCTATCTCTGCGCCGCGCTCGGGGAGTATCTCGCCAAGCCGGTCAAGCCGAGCGACGTCGTGTGGAGCTATTCCGGGGTGCGGCCGCTCTATGACGACGGCGCCAGCGAGGCCAAGGCTGCGACGCGCGACTATGTGTTCGAGCTCGACGCGCCCGGCGGCCTGCCGCTGCTGTCGATCTATGGCGGCAAGATCACCACCTATCGGCGGTTGTCGGAGGAGGCGCTTGAGCGCCTCGCGCCCTATCTGAAGGGCACCAAGGCGCAGGAGGGCTGGACCGGCAAGTCGCCGTTGCCCGGTGGCGATATGAAGGTCTCGGCCGTGGCGCCGCTGATCGCCGATCTCCGCAAGACCTATCCGTTCCTGTCAGATGCACATGCGAAGCGGATCGCCTACGCCTATGGCACGCGGGCTGCGACCATGCTCGCTGGTGCGACATCTTCCGCCGATCTCGGCCAGGATTTCGGTGGCACCTTGACGGAGCGTGAAGTCAGGTACCTGATGACGGATGAGTGGGCGTTGACGGCCGAGGACATCGTGTGGCGGCGATCGAAGCTGGGGTTGCGAATGTCGACGGCCGAGATTGCCGCGCTCGACGCGTGGATCGTTGCCGACCGGGAGCGCTCCGCCATGCAGGCGCGTGAGGCGGGAGGACGCGCATGA
- a CDS encoding carbohydrate ABC transporter permease yields the protein MNTIPGRRVIMSVFLVFLLLPIYWLVNMSFKTNGEIVSTMTLWPHQPTLANYARIFTDESWYSGYINSLKYVIINTVISIAVALPAAYAFSRYRFLGDKHLFFWLLSNRMAPAAVYALPFFNLYSAIGLFDTPWAVALAHCIFNIPLAVWILEGFVSSVPREIDETAFLDGYSFPRFFVKILVPLIASGIGVAAFFCFMFSWVELLLARTLTSVDAKPISAVMTRTVSAAGMDWGLLAAAGVLTIIPGALVIWFVRNYIARGFALGRV from the coding sequence ATGAATACGATTCCCGGCCGTCGCGTCATCATGTCGGTGTTCCTGGTCTTCCTGCTGCTGCCGATCTACTGGCTCGTGAACATGAGCTTCAAGACCAACGGCGAGATCGTCTCGACCATGACGCTGTGGCCGCATCAGCCGACGCTGGCCAACTACGCGCGCATCTTCACCGACGAGAGCTGGTATTCCGGCTACATCAACTCGCTGAAATACGTCATCATCAATACGGTGATCTCGATCGCGGTGGCGCTGCCGGCGGCCTATGCGTTCTCGCGCTACCGCTTCCTCGGCGACAAGCATTTGTTCTTCTGGCTGCTGTCGAACCGCATGGCGCCGGCCGCGGTCTACGCATTGCCGTTCTTCAACCTCTATTCGGCGATCGGGCTGTTCGATACGCCCTGGGCGGTGGCGCTCGCGCATTGCATCTTCAACATCCCGCTCGCGGTGTGGATCCTCGAAGGCTTCGTGTCGTCCGTCCCGCGCGAGATCGACGAGACGGCGTTCCTCGACGGCTACTCGTTCCCGCGCTTCTTCGTGAAGATCCTGGTGCCGCTGATCGCGAGCGGCATCGGCGTCGCCGCGTTCTTCTGCTTCATGTTCTCCTGGGTCGAACTGCTGCTGGCGCGCACGCTGACCTCGGTCGACGCCAAGCCGATCTCGGCGGTGATGACCCGCACGGTGTCGGCGGCCGGCATGGATTGGGGCCTGCTCGCCGCCGCCGGCGTGCTCACCATCATTCCCGGCGCACTCGTGATCTGGTTCGTCCGCAACTACATCGCGCGCGGCTTCGCGCTGGGACGGGTGTGA
- a CDS encoding carbohydrate ABC transporter permease — MDKTINNKAWFLVLPVFLLVAFSAILPLMTVVNYSMQDTFGNNQFFWNGVGWFKELLDPSTDLGGRFLASLGRNLVFSAAILAIEVPLGIVVALSMPRSGWTVAFCLVVLALPLLIPWNVVGTIWQIFGRPDIGLLGYTLTSIGIDYNYVSNDLDAWATVIVMDVWHWTSLVALLCYAGLKSIPDAYYQAAQIDGASRWAVFTAIQLPKMHRVLLIAVLLRFMDSFMIYTEPFVVTGGGPGNSTTFISIELVKIALGQFDLGKAAALSLVYNLIILIVCWVFYTIMTNAGAERRPANGGA, encoded by the coding sequence ATGGACAAGACCATCAACAACAAGGCCTGGTTCCTGGTGCTGCCGGTGTTCCTGCTGGTCGCGTTCTCCGCCATCCTGCCGCTGATGACGGTCGTCAACTATTCGATGCAGGACACCTTCGGCAACAACCAGTTCTTCTGGAACGGCGTCGGCTGGTTCAAGGAGCTGCTCGATCCCTCGACCGATCTCGGCGGCCGTTTCCTGGCCTCGCTCGGGCGCAATCTGGTGTTCTCGGCCGCGATCCTCGCCATCGAGGTGCCGCTCGGCATCGTCGTAGCGCTGTCGATGCCGCGGTCCGGGTGGACGGTGGCGTTCTGCCTGGTCGTGCTGGCGTTGCCGCTGCTGATTCCATGGAACGTGGTCGGCACGATCTGGCAGATCTTCGGCCGCCCCGACATCGGCCTGCTCGGCTATACGCTGACGAGCATAGGCATCGACTACAATTACGTCTCCAACGATCTCGACGCCTGGGCCACCGTCATCGTGATGGACGTCTGGCACTGGACCAGCCTGGTGGCGCTGCTCTGCTATGCCGGTCTGAAGTCGATCCCCGACGCCTATTACCAGGCGGCGCAGATCGACGGTGCCTCGCGCTGGGCGGTGTTCACCGCGATCCAGCTGCCGAAGATGCACCGCGTGCTGCTGATCGCGGTGCTGCTGCGCTTCATGGACAGCTTCATGATCTACACCGAGCCGTTCGTCGTGACCGGCGGCGGGCCCGGCAATTCCACCACCTTCATCTCGATCGAGCTCGTCAAGATCGCGCTCGGCCAGTTCGACCTCGGCAAGGCCGCGGCGCTGTCGCTGGTCTACAACCTGATCATCCTGATCGTCTGCTGGGTGTTCTACACCATCATGACCAATGCCGGCGCCGAGCGCCGGCCGGCGAACGGGGGCGCGTGA
- a CDS encoding TonB family protein, translated as MSVLTLDPFDQEERRERTLWTVAALLVAGLHVGLAVGYLLLRPAPEGRAEAPAFDVVFTPAVVSEPAPAIQDAPPAEPTPPVEPPKEEPVKDEPAVREAVAEPVPEVMLSPEPAPQVTLAPEPPRADDVVLPPPTPPKPIEAKPPEAKPAPVPERVEHKPAEKKEAKERAEKKPAPAKPAAAPASRPSRVASAPNPGEDSVGAREGQAAWNHQVEAQIGRAAAGAYPSDGNGVTGTVAISVVIDRNGRLLSRRLAGSSGSPALDRAALSIIERAQPFPRFPPVMTMAQVSRTVPLRLRPR; from the coding sequence GTGAGCGTCCTGACGCTCGATCCGTTCGACCAGGAGGAGCGCCGTGAGCGGACGCTGTGGACCGTCGCCGCGCTGCTGGTGGCCGGACTGCATGTCGGGCTCGCAGTTGGCTATCTATTGCTGCGTCCCGCACCGGAGGGACGCGCCGAGGCGCCTGCGTTCGACGTCGTGTTCACGCCAGCGGTGGTGAGCGAGCCGGCGCCCGCGATCCAGGATGCGCCGCCGGCCGAGCCGACCCCGCCGGTCGAGCCGCCGAAGGAAGAGCCGGTCAAGGACGAGCCCGCTGTGCGTGAAGCCGTCGCCGAACCCGTGCCGGAAGTCATGCTGTCGCCCGAGCCCGCTCCGCAGGTCACGCTCGCGCCCGAGCCGCCGCGCGCTGACGACGTCGTGCTGCCGCCACCGACTCCGCCGAAGCCGATCGAAGCCAAGCCGCCGGAGGCGAAGCCGGCTCCTGTGCCCGAGCGCGTCGAGCACAAGCCGGCGGAAAAGAAAGAGGCGAAGGAGAGGGCCGAGAAGAAGCCCGCGCCAGCGAAGCCGGCTGCGGCGCCCGCGAGCCGGCCCTCACGTGTCGCGTCGGCACCCAATCCGGGCGAGGACAGCGTCGGAGCGCGCGAGGGGCAGGCCGCGTGGAACCATCAGGTCGAAGCACAGATCGGTCGTGCCGCCGCGGGCGCGTATCCGTCGGACGGCAACGGCGTCACCGGCACGGTTGCGATCAGCGTCGTCATCGACCGCAATGGCCGCTTGTTGTCGCGGCGGCTGGCCGGCAGCTCGGGCTCGCCGGCGCTTGATCGCGCGGCGCTGTCCATCATCGAACGGGCTCAGCCGTTCCCGCGCTTTCCGCCGGTGATGACCATGGCGCAGGTGTCGCGAACCGTGCCATTGCGCCTCCGGCCGCGCTGA
- a CDS encoding tetratricopeptide repeat protein has product MTSTPEDIVRRAAASYNAGHIDEARRLCEQELARSPGEPMLSHLLAAVLLSRQEIAAARSHVAASLARRPDNAAAQLLAARIARADKDYAAALDHVDRALALAPQREAFVEKARILDQAGHRAQARSAWQAILKVVPDHGEAAARLGRFAFEESDLAGAASYLEQATSGDAPASVWFDLGLVRQDRRDHSGAAVAYRKALALNPGHAEAALNLGIALQESGDADAAMPFYRTAYRLRPQMFGAIAMALTSAAHGKLWLDEAALRLALAR; this is encoded by the coding sequence ATGACGTCCACGCCCGAAGACATCGTGCGTCGTGCCGCAGCCAGCTACAACGCCGGCCACATCGACGAGGCGCGCCGGCTGTGCGAGCAGGAGCTTGCGCGCAGCCCCGGCGAGCCAATGCTCAGTCACCTGCTGGCTGCGGTGCTGCTTTCGCGGCAGGAGATCGCCGCTGCACGCTCCCACGTCGCGGCGAGCCTCGCGAGGCGCCCCGACAACGCCGCCGCGCAACTGCTCGCTGCGCGCATCGCCCGCGCCGACAAGGATTACGCCGCCGCCCTCGACCATGTCGATCGTGCGTTGGCGTTGGCGCCGCAGCGCGAAGCCTTCGTCGAGAAGGCGCGCATCCTCGACCAGGCCGGCCATCGCGCCCAGGCCCGCAGCGCATGGCAGGCGATCCTCAAGGTCGTGCCTGATCATGGCGAAGCCGCCGCGCGGCTCGGCCGGTTCGCATTCGAGGAGAGCGATCTCGCGGGCGCCGCTTCTTATCTGGAGCAGGCGACGTCGGGCGACGCTCCCGCCTCCGTCTGGTTCGATCTAGGACTGGTCCGCCAGGATCGGCGTGACCACAGCGGTGCGGCAGTCGCCTACAGGAAAGCATTGGCACTCAATCCCGGTCACGCCGAGGCCGCGCTCAATCTGGGCATCGCGCTGCAGGAAAGCGGTGATGCAGACGCGGCGATGCCGTTCTATCGAACGGCCTACCGGCTGCGGCCACAGATGTTCGGCGCGATCGCGATGGCGTTGACCTCCGCCGCGCATGGCAAACTGTGGCTCGACGAAGCCGCACTGCGGTTGGCCTTAGCTCGTTAA
- a CDS encoding DUF2160 domain-containing protein, translating to MDNIAWMAWTLPTAIFFVALGGTLAVMTWLAARYPEAERVGILRIPTTRGDRLFVSLISAAVIHLAWIGFVGTDPLTTLPIGEGLELSSLWLATVISLASAVAIFRTV from the coding sequence ATGGACAACATCGCATGGATGGCCTGGACGTTGCCGACGGCGATCTTCTTCGTTGCGCTCGGCGGCACGCTCGCTGTCATGACCTGGCTCGCCGCCCGCTACCCGGAGGCCGAGCGCGTCGGGATCCTGCGCATTCCGACCACGCGCGGCGATCGCCTGTTCGTGTCGCTGATATCGGCGGCCGTGATTCATCTGGCCTGGATCGGCTTCGTCGGGACCGACCCCTTGACGACTCTCCCGATCGGAGAGGGACTTGAACTTTCGAGCCTCTGGCTCGCAACCGTGATTTCGTTGGCGTCAGCCGTTGCGATCTTCCGCACCGTTTGA
- a CDS encoding ABC transporter ATP-binding protein, with the protein MSVTLDHVSRIVDGVTTIRDVSLTLQRGTLSVLLGPTLSGKTSIMRLLAGLDRPTTGRVLVDGKDVTGADVRQRSVAMVYQQFINYPSLTVYENIASPLRVQGKPRDEIEKRVAEAARLLRLEPYLKRTPLQLSGGQQQRTAIARALVKGADLVLLDEPLANLDYKLREELRAELPRIFEASGAIFVYATTEPSEALLLGGRTICMWEGQALQTGDTASVYRRPDTLRVGQVFSDPPMNTVEIEKRGDSVHYAGGVKAPAVGLYADLPDGAYRAGFRPHQLGLAQGDGSHGRHAFPATVSVTEITGSESFVHLTRDGMNWVAVLHGVHEYEPGEVLDAVLDPANVFVFDAGDRLVAAPKI; encoded by the coding sequence ATGAGCGTCACGCTCGATCACGTCTCCCGCATCGTCGACGGCGTCACCACCATTCGCGACGTCTCGCTGACCCTGCAGCGCGGCACGCTGAGCGTGCTGCTCGGCCCGACCCTGTCGGGCAAGACCTCGATCATGCGGCTGCTCGCCGGCCTCGACCGTCCGACCACCGGCCGCGTCCTCGTCGACGGCAAGGACGTGACCGGCGCCGACGTGCGGCAGCGCTCGGTCGCGATGGTCTACCAGCAGTTCATCAACTACCCGTCGCTGACGGTCTACGAGAACATCGCCTCGCCCTTGCGCGTGCAGGGCAAGCCGCGCGACGAAATCGAGAAGCGTGTGGCGGAGGCTGCCAGGCTGCTCCGGCTCGAGCCTTACTTGAAGCGTACGCCGCTGCAGCTTTCCGGCGGTCAGCAGCAGCGCACCGCGATCGCGCGGGCGCTGGTGAAGGGGGCTGATCTGGTGCTGCTGGACGAGCCGCTCGCCAACCTCGACTACAAGCTGCGCGAGGAGCTGCGCGCCGAACTGCCGCGCATCTTCGAAGCCTCGGGCGCGATCTTCGTCTACGCCACCACCGAGCCGTCGGAAGCGCTGCTGCTCGGCGGCCGCACCATCTGCATGTGGGAAGGGCAGGCGCTGCAGACCGGCGACACTGCGTCCGTGTATCGCCGTCCCGATACGCTGCGTGTCGGGCAGGTGTTCTCCGATCCGCCGATGAACACGGTGGAGATCGAAAAGCGCGGCGACAGCGTGCATTATGCCGGCGGCGTGAAGGCGCCCGCGGTCGGGCTCTATGCCGATCTGCCTGATGGCGCCTACCGCGCCGGCTTCCGGCCGCATCAGCTCGGCTTGGCCCAAGGCGACGGTAGCCATGGCCGCCATGCCTTTCCGGCCACCGTCTCGGTCACCGAGATCACGGGATCGGAGAGCTTCGTGCATCTGACGCGCGACGGCATGAACTGGGTCGCCGTGCTGCACGGTGTCCATGAATATGAGCCCGGCGAGGTCCTCGATGCCGTGCTCGATCCCGCCAATGTCTTCGTGTTCGACGCCGGCGACCGTCTGGTCGCGGCGCCCAAGATCTGA
- a CDS encoding ABC transporter substrate-binding protein, whose protein sequence is MRYLPEGKKPLPRAKVFKTRALMMTSAFALMAASAAITAPAYADEAAAKKWIDSEFQPSTLSKDDQLKEMQWFIKAAAPFKGMDINVVSETLTTHEYESKTLAKAFEEITGIKVKHDIIQEGDVVEKIQTQMQSGKNVYDGWINDSDFIGTHFRYGQAVDLTEWMAGEAKDVTNPGLDVNDFIGKSFTTAPNGHLYQLPDQQFANLYWFRYDWFTNPDYKAKFKAKYGYDLGVPVNWSAYEDIADFFTNDIKEINGAKVYGHMDYGKKDPSLGWRFTDAWLSMAGNGDKGIPNGLPVDEWGIRMEGCRPVGSSVERGGDVNGPAAVYSIAKYLDWMKKYAPPQAQGMTFSESGPVPSQGNVAQQIFWYTAFTADMVKPGLPVMNADGTPKWRMAPSPHGSYWKEGMKLGYQDVGSLTLLKSTPVDRRKAAWLYQQFIVSKTVSLKKSHVGLTFIRESDIWDKSFTERAPKLGGLIEFYRSPARVQWTPTGNNVPDYPKLAQLWWQNIGDASSGAKTPQQAMDALAAAQDSVLERLEKSKVQGDCGPKLNKKETAEYWFAKSAKDGNIAPQRKLANEKPKGETIDYDTLIKSWPASPPKRAEAK, encoded by the coding sequence ATGCGATATCTGCCGGAAGGGAAGAAGCCCTTGCCCAGGGCCAAGGTCTTCAAGACCAGAGCGCTGATGATGACGAGCGCATTCGCGCTGATGGCGGCGTCAGCCGCGATCACCGCGCCCGCTTATGCCGATGAGGCGGCAGCGAAGAAGTGGATCGACAGCGAATTCCAGCCTTCGACCTTGTCGAAGGACGATCAGCTGAAGGAGATGCAGTGGTTCATCAAGGCCGCTGCCCCCTTCAAGGGCATGGACATCAACGTGGTGTCGGAAACCCTCACCACGCACGAATACGAATCCAAGACGCTGGCCAAGGCGTTCGAGGAAATCACGGGCATCAAGGTCAAGCACGACATCATCCAGGAGGGTGACGTCGTCGAGAAGATCCAGACCCAGATGCAGTCCGGCAAGAACGTCTATGACGGCTGGATCAACGATTCCGACTTCATCGGCACCCACTTCCGCTACGGGCAAGCCGTCGATCTGACGGAGTGGATGGCCGGCGAGGCCAAGGACGTCACCAATCCCGGACTCGACGTCAACGACTTCATCGGCAAGTCATTCACCACCGCGCCGAACGGCCATCTCTATCAGCTGCCGGACCAGCAGTTCGCCAACCTCTATTGGTTCCGCTACGACTGGTTCACCAACCCGGACTACAAGGCCAAGTTCAAGGCCAAGTATGGCTACGATCTCGGCGTGCCCGTGAACTGGTCGGCCTACGAGGACATCGCCGATTTCTTCACCAACGACATCAAGGAGATCAACGGCGCCAAGGTCTATGGCCACATGGACTATGGCAAGAAGGATCCGTCGCTCGGCTGGCGCTTCACCGACGCCTGGCTGTCGATGGCCGGCAACGGCGACAAGGGCATCCCGAACGGCCTGCCGGTCGACGAATGGGGCATCCGCATGGAAGGCTGCCGCCCCGTCGGCTCCTCGGTCGAGCGTGGCGGTGACGTCAACGGCCCGGCCGCGGTCTACTCGATCGCCAAATATCTCGACTGGATGAAGAAGTATGCCCCGCCGCAGGCGCAAGGCATGACCTTCTCCGAGTCGGGTCCGGTGCCGTCGCAGGGCAACGTCGCTCAGCAGATCTTCTGGTACACCGCCTTCACCGCCGACATGGTCAAGCCCGGCCTGCCGGTGATGAACGCCGACGGCACGCCGAAATGGCGCATGGCCCCGTCGCCGCACGGCTCGTACTGGAAGGAAGGCATGAAGCTCGGCTATCAGGACGTCGGCTCGCTGACGCTTCTGAAGTCGACTCCGGTCGACCGCCGCAAGGCGGCCTGGCTCTATCAGCAGTTCATCGTCTCCAAGACGGTCAGCTTGAAGAAGAGCCATGTCGGTCTCACCTTCATTCGTGAGTCGGACATCTGGGACAAGTCCTTCACCGAGCGTGCGCCGAAGCTCGGCGGCCTGATCGAGTTCTACCGCTCGCCCGCGCGCGTGCAGTGGACCCCGACCGGCAACAACGTGCCCGACTATCCGAAGCTGGCGCAGCTGTGGTGGCAGAACATCGGCGATGCGTCGTCCGGTGCGAAGACCCCGCAGCAGGCCATGGACGCGCTCGCGGCCGCTCAGGACTCCGTCCTCGAGCGTCTGGAGAAGTCCAAGGTGCAGGGCGATTGCGGTCCGAAGCTGAACAAGAAGGAGACCGCGGAGTACTGGTTCGCCAAGTCGGCGAAGGACGGCAACATCGCTCCGCAGCGCAAGCTCGCGAACGAGAAGCCGAAGGGCGAAACCATCGACTACGACACGCTGATCAAGTCGTGGCCGGCCAGCCCGCCGAAGCGCGCCGAGGCGAAGTGA